The following are encoded together in the Mesotoga sp. Brook.08.105.5.1 genome:
- a CDS encoding ABC transporter ATP-binding protein produces the protein MERNELTLDIQNLEKTYKGNVEAVCGIDVKLEKQRIYALLGPNGAGKTTVLKSILGLINYSGSILVLGRPVDEVREMISFVPEEKNLYENLNIEETLKLIRRISSRFDENQARKYIAHYHLPCTKKIRTFSNGMKTAMYISLALSTDADFYILDEPTWGLDPIMRDDTLEFIREKVIAGKTVLYTSHIIPEVEKIADEFFIMINGKVKYSGDLDGIKEKYRIVKMPFNKKELDSCTDCLAAAKELNRLSIIVENLEATERFYKTDEATISIPDLEEFFQILVRSENRNSR, from the coding sequence ATGGAAAGAAATGAATTAACCCTGGACATACAGAACCTTGAAAAGACTTATAAGGGCAATGTTGAGGCCGTTTGCGGGATCGATGTCAAGCTGGAAAAACAACGAATCTACGCACTGCTTGGTCCAAATGGAGCCGGCAAAACGACAGTTCTGAAATCTATATTAGGATTGATCAATTACTCTGGATCGATACTTGTTCTTGGAAGACCCGTTGATGAGGTCAGAGAAATGATCTCGTTCGTTCCTGAGGAGAAGAATCTCTACGAGAATCTGAACATAGAAGAAACCCTCAAATTGATTCGCAGAATTTCGAGCAGATTCGATGAAAACCAGGCGCGCAAGTATATCGCACACTACCACCTTCCCTGTACAAAGAAAATTAGAACCTTCTCAAACGGCATGAAGACAGCGATGTACATCTCATTAGCTCTTTCAACCGACGCAGATTTCTACATATTGGACGAACCGACATGGGGCCTCGATCCAATCATGCGAGACGACACTCTCGAATTCATAAGAGAAAAGGTGATTGCCGGAAAGACTGTACTGTACACGTCCCATATAATCCCTGAAGTCGAAAAAATCGCAGACGAATTCTTTATTATGATAAACGGGAAGGTTAAGTATTCCGGTGATCTCGACGGAATCAAAGAAAAGTACAGAATCGTAAAGATGCCCTTTAACAAAAAGGAACTCGACAGTTGTACGGACTGTCTGGCGGCAGCAAAGGAACTTAACAGACTTTCGATAATAGTCGAAAACTTAGAGGCAACAGAGAGATTCTACAAAACAGATGAAGCAACCATTTCGATTCCTGACCTGGAGGAGTTTTTTCAAATTCTGGTCAGGAGTGAAAACAGAAATTCTCGTTGA
- a CDS encoding GntR family transcriptional regulator produces the protein MWFDIDIRSPLPIYDQIKRGVREEILKEKLKEGDPLPSIREMASQIRVNPNTVARAYRELEMEGLIMARQGLGYIVISDRDQVRDSVFESLSTELREPILRLKKSGISLERLLEVIEKIWKEMN, from the coding sequence GTGTGGTTTGACATCGATATAAGATCCCCATTGCCGATCTACGATCAAATCAAGAGGGGGGTGAGAGAGGAGATCCTTAAGGAGAAACTTAAGGAAGGTGATCCTCTTCCCTCAATTCGTGAAATGGCTTCTCAAATCAGGGTTAATCCTAACACTGTTGCCAGAGCCTACAGAGAACTCGAGATGGAAGGCTTGATTATGGCAAGACAGGGACTAGGGTATATAGTAATCAGTGATAGAGATCAGGTAAGAGACTCTGTCTTTGAAAGCCTATCTACTGAGCTTAGGGAGCCCATCCTTCGTTTGAAGAAATCGGGAATTTCTCTGGAAAGGCTCCTGGAGGTGATTGAGAAGATATGGAAAGAAATGAATTAA
- a CDS encoding DUF3887 domain-containing protein has protein sequence MIKRILVSAVLIASVLSFASIDIAKQYLDSFFNGKFPEAYELQNAEMKKAQPLSAMRNLRGQLQMQVGDFVQILNISEVPQGDLVSYIFASEFKAGVFDVIITLDAEKKVAGFFIRPSTYVKPETESIMIETGNEVVDTYLKGFFSGEFENIFELQNEQVKASLTPEALSGAYANIVGMAGEFQEVLNLDSSTNDGMISFVLACRVANGIFDITVTLDSDEKVAGFYFRQSAYSERELPEYADPSAYTEQDITVGKEPYYLPAKLMVPNGLESYPLVIILQGSGTHDIDGTLGPNQPYRDIAVGLASRGIATLRYPKKYLVYPDKADEIGATAEAEYVDDALVVIEQMKSIPLFSGIYLAGHSMGGMVAPWIAEEAGVDGVIVLAGSPVKLAQISLDQNLDLAGDQMTEEQKAQTIEFFTQLLNGEIPEETEIAPGLTAGYYYSLDRYFCMPVLEETELPVLIANAELDFQSPKHYFDIFAEELGESPNVTLELLEGLNHIFIETDGTIKSIEEYNRPGYVSAELIDLIVEWIKELE, from the coding sequence ATGATCAAAAGGATTCTAGTAAGTGCGGTTCTAATTGCATCCGTTCTATCTTTCGCGTCGATTGATATCGCGAAGCAGTACTTAGACAGTTTCTTCAATGGGAAGTTTCCCGAAGCTTATGAGCTGCAGAATGCCGAGATGAAGAAGGCGCAGCCGCTTTCAGCAATGAGAAATCTCAGAGGGCAACTGCAGATGCAGGTTGGAGATTTCGTCCAGATCCTAAATATCAGCGAAGTACCTCAGGGCGATCTTGTGTCCTACATATTCGCCTCTGAATTCAAGGCGGGAGTATTCGATGTGATAATTACTCTGGATGCCGAGAAAAAGGTCGCGGGATTCTTCATAAGACCATCTACTTACGTAAAGCCCGAAACGGAGAGCATAATGATTGAAACAGGAAATGAAGTAGTTGACACCTATCTCAAGGGATTCTTCTCCGGAGAATTCGAGAATATCTTCGAGCTTCAGAATGAACAGGTGAAGGCAAGTCTCACTCCTGAAGCGCTAAGCGGCGCATACGCAAATATCGTTGGCATGGCCGGGGAATTCCAAGAAGTTCTGAATCTGGACTCATCAACGAATGACGGTATGATCTCCTTTGTTTTAGCATGCAGGGTTGCAAATGGAATCTTCGACATCACTGTCACTCTCGACAGCGACGAGAAGGTGGCAGGCTTCTATTTCCGTCAGTCAGCGTATTCCGAAAGGGAGTTGCCTGAATATGCCGACCCATCAGCCTACACGGAACAAGACATCACTGTAGGCAAGGAACCATATTATCTTCCGGCAAAACTGATGGTTCCTAACGGTCTGGAATCGTATCCGTTAGTAATCATCTTGCAGGGATCGGGAACACACGATATCGATGGTACTCTGGGCCCGAACCAGCCTTACAGAGACATCGCTGTGGGACTCGCATCCAGGGGAATTGCGACACTGAGATATCCAAAGAAATACCTTGTATACCCGGACAAAGCGGACGAAATCGGAGCAACTGCCGAAGCGGAATACGTAGACGACGCTCTGGTCGTCATCGAACAGATGAAGTCAATTCCCCTATTCAGCGGGATCTACCTCGCCGGACACTCCATGGGCGGAATGGTTGCTCCATGGATTGCTGAAGAGGCTGGAGTCGATGGCGTGATAGTTCTTGCTGGTTCTCCCGTTAAACTCGCTCAGATAAGTCTGGATCAGAATCTCGATCTTGCTGGAGACCAAATGACGGAAGAACAGAAAGCTCAGACAATCGAGTTCTTCACTCAGTTATTGAATGGAGAAATCCCGGAAGAAACGGAGATTGCCCCCGGACTTACGGCAGGCTATTACTACAGCCTTGACAGATATTTTTGTATGCCGGTACTGGAGGAAACGGAGCTCCCTGTATTGATTGCAAATGCCGAGCTTGATTTTCAGAGTCCCAAACACTACTTCGACATCTTCGCTGAGGAGCTTGGAGAAAGTCCAAATGTCACACTTGAATTGCTTGAAGGACTCAATCATATCTTCATAGAAACGGACGGAACGATCAAGAGTATCGAAGAATACAACAGGCCGGGTTATGTCTCCGCTGAATTGATAGACCTGATTGTCGAATGGATTAAGGAGCTGGAGTGA
- a CDS encoding ABC transporter permease subunit, producing the protein MFYKEIHEMKLRVVIMFVVLLISLVTTIALRPYAAQMMEEMTAQLEDMPDFLKNLMGDVSGLSRLNEDNYYLLSQWHGKNYGQFLPFVVLLIAFPIFAKEFDKKTIYFLLSRKNRNEVFWTKYLAGLGAVLTITAVLSLLGPVAMNFAGYSTVFADTLKVLLQQLVGVTFFYSLFTMISIMSRDQVKPVVAGVVIVLGLPILGMIDTLSWLNLYPFILGSSIAQKGTIDWIYLVSLLAATVVLTVTDYKVFEKKEV; encoded by the coding sequence ATGTTCTATAAGGAAATCCACGAAATGAAATTGAGAGTAGTAATCATGTTCGTCGTCTTGTTAATCTCATTGGTTACAACTATTGCTCTCAGACCTTATGCAGCGCAGATGATGGAAGAAATGACCGCTCAACTTGAAGATATGCCGGATTTTCTTAAGAATCTTATGGGAGACGTTTCAGGTCTTTCGAGACTTAATGAAGACAACTACTATCTGTTGAGTCAGTGGCACGGAAAGAACTACGGGCAGTTTCTCCCCTTCGTCGTTCTGCTGATTGCCTTCCCCATATTCGCAAAGGAATTCGACAAGAAGACGATCTACTTCCTGCTTTCAAGAAAGAACAGAAACGAAGTGTTCTGGACAAAGTATCTTGCGGGGCTCGGAGCCGTACTGACAATAACGGCGGTCTTGTCTTTGCTCGGTCCAGTAGCAATGAATTTCGCCGGTTACAGCACGGTGTTTGCCGATACGCTGAAAGTGCTGCTCCAGCAGCTGGTCGGAGTCACATTCTTCTACTCTCTTTTTACGATGATTTCTATAATGAGTAGAGATCAGGTTAAACCAGTCGTCGCCGGAGTAGTAATAGTCCTAGGATTGCCCATACTTGGAATGATTGATACGCTCTCCTGGCTGAATCTATATCCTTTTATACTGGGATCGAGTATAGCACAGAAGGGGACTATTGACTGGATCTATCTGGTCTCATTGCTTGCAGCGACAGTTGTACTGACCGTAACTGATTACAAGGTCTTTGAAAAGAAGGAAGTGTGA
- a CDS encoding ABC transporter ATP-binding protein: MLEEAIRVKNLKKSYGNFEAVKGIDLSLVPGKVNALLGPNGAGKTTTLKSILGLVHYSGEITILGEKIDVARERISFVPEDKSFYDNLTPEKAVKMCSMLMRNFSADKAAKQMKDFDLPMNKKISAFSHGMKTSTYLAIAMSQDADIFIFDEPTWGLDPLRRDEVLEMIKNLSLNGKTVLYTSHIIPEVEKIADVFSIMYKGEILYSGEMKGLDDRFALYSLPLKTEIDKNDFIAVVKEADALKVLTDNPKEIAKLKEIAGSRREEVSLESFFGTIVRGNKHVL, from the coding sequence ATGTTAGAAGAAGCGATCAGAGTTAAGAACCTTAAGAAGAGCTACGGGAATTTCGAGGCTGTAAAAGGGATAGACCTCTCGCTTGTGCCCGGAAAGGTCAACGCTCTTTTGGGTCCTAACGGCGCGGGAAAGACCACAACTCTAAAATCAATTCTTGGTCTTGTTCATTATTCCGGAGAGATAACGATACTTGGAGAGAAAATCGATGTCGCCCGGGAGAGAATCTCATTTGTTCCGGAAGACAAAAGCTTCTATGACAACCTGACTCCGGAAAAGGCAGTTAAGATGTGTTCGATGCTCATGCGCAATTTTTCGGCAGATAAAGCTGCTAAACAAATGAAGGACTTTGATCTCCCTATGAATAAGAAGATATCTGCTTTCTCTCACGGCATGAAGACATCCACTTATCTGGCAATTGCAATGTCTCAGGACGCTGACATCTTCATCTTTGACGAACCCACGTGGGGTCTTGATCCACTCCGGAGAGACGAAGTTCTTGAGATGATAAAGAATCTATCCCTTAATGGAAAGACAGTACTTTACACCTCTCACATCATTCCCGAGGTAGAGAAGATCGCCGATGTCTTTTCGATAATGTACAAAGGCGAAATTCTCTACTCAGGAGAAATGAAGGGATTGGACGATAGGTTTGCTCTTTACTCTCTGCCTTTGAAAACGGAAATAGATAAGAATGACTTCATCGCCGTCGTCAAAGAAGCAGATGCGCTGAAAGTTCTCACCGACAACCCTAAAGAGATTGCGAAGCTGAAGGAGATAGCTGGATCTAGAAGAGAAGAGGTTAGTCTTGAATCCTTCTTCGGGACAATTGTAAGGGGGAATAAGCATGTTCTATAA
- a CDS encoding choloylglycine hydrolase family protein: MKRFLMCVLLLVSLTGASIGCTGFRVVSRDGSIIAARTLEFEFDLESKIMVVPRGTFMTAFTTGWEGLSWNVKYGYVGANALGMDLVADGINEVGLACGAFYFSGCAGYQELQREFYRETLSQFDLVGWILGNFATVDEVKTALENIRVYGLAIMATESTVMPLHHIVYDAKGGCIVIEYVEGELNIHENPLGVITNNPTFDWHLQNLSNYVNLTPVNIKSSKLGDFEIKATGNGTGLLGLPGDNTSPSRFVRAAFYSHGEVKPAHAKEAVTLAWHILNALDIPEGLVVNEELGWVVTRDIAYWSAVRDLTNRVYYYRTYGDLNIRKVELDRIDFSSGNIRFLNMSHEQSYIDVTDEIK; this comes from the coding sequence ATGAAGAGATTTCTAATGTGCGTTCTTTTATTAGTCTCGCTTACTGGTGCTTCGATCGGTTGCACAGGGTTCAGAGTGGTTTCGAGGGATGGTTCAATTATTGCTGCAAGGACTCTCGAGTTTGAATTTGATCTCGAAAGCAAAATCATGGTTGTACCTAGAGGTACTTTTATGACTGCGTTTACAACCGGCTGGGAGGGCCTGAGCTGGAATGTGAAGTACGGATACGTTGGGGCCAACGCCTTGGGCATGGATTTAGTTGCAGATGGAATAAACGAAGTTGGTTTGGCATGCGGCGCATTCTACTTCTCCGGTTGCGCAGGTTACCAGGAGCTACAAAGAGAGTTTTACAGAGAAACTCTCTCTCAGTTTGATCTGGTAGGTTGGATTCTTGGCAACTTCGCAACGGTAGATGAAGTGAAAACAGCGCTCGAAAATATCCGTGTGTACGGCCTTGCCATTATGGCCACGGAGTCTACTGTTATGCCACTTCACCACATTGTCTATGATGCAAAGGGAGGCTGTATTGTAATAGAGTACGTTGAAGGTGAACTGAACATTCATGAAAACCCTCTTGGAGTAATTACAAACAATCCCACATTCGACTGGCATCTTCAGAATCTCTCGAACTACGTAAACTTGACTCCGGTAAACATCAAGAGTTCTAAGTTAGGCGATTTTGAAATTAAGGCGACAGGAAATGGAACTGGATTGCTTGGGCTTCCTGGGGACAACACATCTCCAAGCCGATTTGTGAGGGCCGCCTTCTACTCTCACGGAGAAGTGAAGCCAGCCCATGCAAAAGAGGCGGTAACTTTGGCCTGGCACATCTTGAACGCTCTGGATATTCCTGAAGGTCTCGTAGTCAATGAAGAGCTGGGATGGGTAGTTACAAGAGACATTGCTTATTGGTCGGCAGTAAGGGACTTGACCAACAGAGTCTACTACTACAGGACATACGGTGATCTGAATATCAGAAAGGTAGAGCTTGATAGAATCGATTTTTCGAGTGGAAACATAAGATTTCTGAATATGAGTCACGAACAGAGTTATATCGATGTGACTGACGAAATCAAGTGA